In the Actinomycetota bacterium genome, CTGAAAGAGCGACGATGAGCACAGGAGTCACTTCGATCACCCGTGCCAGGACCGCCCGGCGCAAGGTTACCCGGCGACGCTCCGCCAACGCGCGGTACGCAGTCCTCCTGCTGGTTCCCGTCGCGCTACTCACCGTGATCGGTCTCGGCGCGATCAGGTCGGCATCATCGGTGGTCGGGATCGAGTTGTACGGCGACGGCTGGATCTACTTCAAGAAGCAGGCGCTCTGGATTGGGGTCGGAGTGGTTGTGGCGATCATTGCTGCGAGAGTTCCCTATCGCGTCTACCGAAAGGCTGCGGGCCCACTCCTCGTCGTGGCAATTGCGGGTCTTGTCGCCGTGCTGCAGTTCGGCGTTGTGGCCGGAGGCTCGAGGCGGTGGATCGAGATCGGCTCGCTGACGATCCAGCCATCGGAGTTCGCGAAGTTCGCCGTTGTCGTCTACCTCGCGGCTGCTCTGGAGAGAAAGGAGCGCCTGCTCGGTGACATGTGGCACCTCGCGGTGCCGCTGGGAGTGTCCGGGGGTGTTGCCGTGCTCCTGATTCTCCTGGAGCCGGATCTGGGTACGGCGATGGTGATCTTCGGCGCAGCGTTCGCCGTCTCCGCCGTGTCGGCGGCACGACTTCGCCACCTTGCGGTGACGGCATTCGGTGGATCCGCGGTCGCATTCCTCCTCGCAATGGTGTCCCCGTACCGGCGCGCACGACTCACGTCGTTTCTTCATCCGTTCGCCGATCCGCTCGGTAGCGGCTGGCAAGTCGTCCAGAGTTACGTTGCCCTCGGAACCGGGGGAGCGTTCGGCGTTGGGCTCGGTGCCAGTCGCGCCCGATGGTCGTTCCTCCCCAACGCCCACACCGACTTCATCTTCGCCATTATCGGTGAGGAGACCGGATTCGCAGGAGCGGTGACGGTGCTCGCGATGTTCGCCCTGATCGGCGTCGTTGGTTACCTCATTGCGATGCGTGCACCCGACCATTTCGGCCGCATGCTCGCAGTTGGGATCGTCTCCTGGCTCTCGCTCCAGGCCCTCGTCAACTTGGGGGGTGTCGTCGGCCTCCTTCCGATCACCGGAATGCCGCTGCCGTTCATGTCCGTCGGGGGGAGTTCTCTCGTCACGGCTTTCGGCGCGATCGGCGTGCTTGTCAACATCGCACGGAACGGGACGAATCCAACCGCATGAGCTATGCCATCGCCGCAGCGGGTACCGGGGGGCACGTCTACCCGGGCCTTGCCATCGCCGAAGAACTGGAACGTCACGGAGTGGCCAAACGGGACGTTCTGTTCGTCGGAGGAGATCGATTGGAGGCACAGGTCTATCCGGAAGCGGGTTTTCCGTTTCTCGCTCTCCGGCTACAGGGCCTGAGGCGAAGTCTGGCGATCGACAACCTCAAGCTCCCCTTCGTGGTGCGCACGGCATCTCGACGAGCACGAAGTGAGTTCGAGTCACGAGGAGTGAAGGTGGTCCTCGGCATGGGCAGCTACGTGACCGTACCGGTCGGATGGGCCGCGCACCGGATGGGGATACCCCTGTACCTGCACGAGCAGAACGGGGCAGCCGGAGTAGCGAACAGGATCATGTCCCGGTGGGCCCAAACGACGTTCGTATCCTTCGATGGGACCAAAGGTGTTCGCCATCCCGAAACGGTCGGCACACCGATACGGCGAAACTTCTTGACGAGTCGCTCCGATCTGCGCCACGTCGCCCTGGCGCGCTACGGTCTCGATTTGGGCACGGTGGTCGTCGGGGTGTTCGGAGGCAGTCTCGGGGCAGGGGTTCTCAACGCTGCGATCGGGGACCTTGCGCGCCATTGGGACGGTCCTCCGATCTCGCTGCTTCATCTCGTCGGTACGCGGAATGTGGATGCTGTCGATACGGCCGGAGCGCGCATACCTTGGATCGTCGTGGGCTATGAAGATGCAATGGAGTACTTCTACGCGGCGAGCGATCTCGTCGTATCTCGCGCCGGAGGGGTTGCCGTCGCCGAGATTGCGGTAACGCACACTCCTTCCATTCTCGTGCCCGGAGGCTTCGGCGGCGGACACCAAGCGTCGAATGCCGCCGCGATGGAGCGTGCCGGAGCCGCGGTGCACCTCGCCGAGGAGGACATCTCCAGTCTCCGAACTATTGTGAGAACGCTCGTGGAAGACCCAGGGAAACGCAGGAAGATGGCCGAAGCGGCGATCTCGATGGCCCGCGTCGATGCCGCCGAACGGATTGCCGCCACACTCGTGTCTGCCCATGGCTGAACTTGCCGAACGCGTCCACATCGTTGGAGTTGGAGGCTCCGGGATGAGCGCGCTGGCGAAGCTGCTGTCGGGACTCGGTCATCGGGTGAGCGGCTCGGATATCCGTCCGAGCATCGCGCTCGAGCGCCTGTCGGATCTTGGAATCGAGACATGGGCAGGCAGCAGTCCGGACGCGATGGCAGACGCCGGGCTCGTGGTCGCCTCCTCCGCCATTCCTGACTCGGACCCGGAGCTTCGTGCCGCAGTCGCCGCGGGAATTGCAGTCTGGGACCGTCCACGGCTTCTCGAGGCGTTGACCTCCCACATGCCTGCCGTAGGAGCCACCGGAACCCACGGAAAGACAACCTCGAGTGCCCTGTTGGTTGCTGCAGCGAGAGGCGCAGGCCTCGAACCTTCCTTCGTGGTTGGCGGCGAACTCATCGGGCTGGGAACCAATGCCGCCGTCGGGACCGATGATCTGTTCATTCTCGAAGCCGACGAGGCCTTTGGCACGTTCCTCTCGGTGCATCTGCGTGCGCTCATGGTGACCAATGTCGAAGCAGAGCACCTCGACTACTACGGATCGATGGATGCGCTCGAGGACGCGTTCGTGGAAGTGGTCCGCAAGGTGGACGGCCCGGTCGTGATCTGTGCGGACGATCCGGGATCTCAAAGGGTCGCACAGCGCAGCAACCGGCCCACGTACGGGCTCAGTGATGATGCGCGTTGGAGGATCCGAGACCTCACTCTCGCCAGCGATGCGGTGCATTTCACGTTCATGCACACTGCCGTGACGGTCCCCAGGCCGGGTCTACATATCGCTCGCAATGCGGCAGGCGTCCTCGCTTTGGCCGCCGAACTGGGTTTCGATGTCGAAGGGGCTGCGGCCGGCATCCAGCAGTTCCGTGGAGTGCGACGCCGATTCGAACTCCGTGGCCGCGTGGCCGGGGTGACAATCATCGATGACTACGCTCATCATCCGACGGAGATCGCAGCAACCATCGAGGCGGCGACTCGCGGCGAATGGCGTCGTGTCTGGGCCGTTTTCCAGCCGCACCGCTACACCAGAACCAAGGAGCTCCACCGCGAGTTCGGCGCAGCGTTCTCTGCTGCCGATGAGGTCGTCGTCACCGATATCTACGCCGCGGGAGAAACGCCGGTGCCGGGTGTGACGGGGGAGTTGGTCGCCGACGCGGCGCGGGCGCGTACCAACAGTCATGTCACCTATGTCCCACACAGGGTGGACCTTGGTGACTTCCTCGCCGGGAAGGTCCAGGCCGGTGATCTCGTGCTCACCCTCGGCGCGGGCGACATCACCCTGTTGGGCTCCGAGTTGGTGAAACTGTTGGAGGAAGGATGAGTGTGTGGGACTCACTGGTCGCCGAGGGATTCCTCGACCGTGATGTTCCGCTCGGACCGCTGACCACATACAAGCTCGGCGGGCCGGCCCGCTACCTGGTCACGGTCGAGGGAGAGGATGCACTCGAGCGAATTGCCCGGCATCTCGCAGAAGAACCGATCGAGGTGGTGGTGTTCGGGCGCGGGAGCAACATCCTCGTCTCGGACGAAGGTTTCGACGGCCTCGTCGTGCGCCTCGGAGCCGGGTTCTCCTGGGTGCGCATCGGAGACACGGTCTCGGCAGGCGCTGCGACCTCGCTGCCGCTCCTGGCGAGGACGGCGGTGAAGGCCGGTCGGAGCGGCCTCGAGTTCTTCGTGGGCATTCCGGGATCGGTGGGGGGTGCGGTGAGGATGAATGCCGGCTGTCATGGTTCCGAGACGCGCGACCATCTCGTGTCGGCGATGGTGATCGACCTCGCACGTGGGACGTCGAATCGACTTGGCCCCTCGGATCTGAATCTGTCCTACCGTCATTCACGCCTCGGACCGCTCGACGTCGTGACGAGCGCCGAGTTTTCGACCGAGCCGGGGGAGCGCGCAGCGAGCGAGAAGCTGATTCGTGACATCATCCGATGGAGAAAGGAGCACCAGCCGGGAGGAGTTCTCAACGCTGGGAGCGTGTTCAAGAATCCACCCGGAGATAGCGCAGGA is a window encoding:
- a CDS encoding UDP-N-acetylglucosamine--N-acetylmuramyl-(pentapeptide) pyrophosphoryl-undecaprenol N-acetylglucosamine transferase — encoded protein: MSYAIAAAGTGGHVYPGLAIAEELERHGVAKRDVLFVGGDRLEAQVYPEAGFPFLALRLQGLRRSLAIDNLKLPFVVRTASRRARSEFESRGVKVVLGMGSYVTVPVGWAAHRMGIPLYLHEQNGAAGVANRIMSRWAQTTFVSFDGTKGVRHPETVGTPIRRNFLTSRSDLRHVALARYGLDLGTVVVGVFGGSLGAGVLNAAIGDLARHWDGPPISLLHLVGTRNVDAVDTAGARIPWIVVGYEDAMEYFYAASDLVVSRAGGVAVAEIAVTHTPSILVPGGFGGGHQASNAAAMERAGAAVHLAEEDISSLRTIVRTLVEDPGKRRKMAEAAISMARVDAAERIAATLVSAHG
- the murC gene encoding UDP-N-acetylmuramate--L-alanine ligase; translation: MAELAERVHIVGVGGSGMSALAKLLSGLGHRVSGSDIRPSIALERLSDLGIETWAGSSPDAMADAGLVVASSAIPDSDPELRAAVAAGIAVWDRPRLLEALTSHMPAVGATGTHGKTTSSALLVAAARGAGLEPSFVVGGELIGLGTNAAVGTDDLFILEADEAFGTFLSVHLRALMVTNVEAEHLDYYGSMDALEDAFVEVVRKVDGPVVICADDPGSQRVAQRSNRPTYGLSDDARWRIRDLTLASDAVHFTFMHTAVTVPRPGLHIARNAAGVLALAAELGFDVEGAAAGIQQFRGVRRRFELRGRVAGVTIIDDYAHHPTEIAATIEAATRGEWRRVWAVFQPHRYTRTKELHREFGAAFSAADEVVVTDIYAAGETPVPGVTGELVADAARARTNSHVTYVPHRVDLGDFLAGKVQAGDLVLTLGAGDITLLGSELVKLLEEG
- the murB gene encoding UDP-N-acetylmuramate dehydrogenase; its protein translation is MSVWDSLVAEGFLDRDVPLGPLTTYKLGGPARYLVTVEGEDALERIARHLAEEPIEVVVFGRGSNILVSDEGFDGLVVRLGAGFSWVRIGDTVSAGAATSLPLLARTAVKAGRSGLEFFVGIPGSVGGAVRMNAGCHGSETRDHLVSAMVIDLARGTSNRLGPSDLNLSYRHSRLGPLDVVTSAEFSTEPGERAASEKLIRDIIRWRKEHQPGGVLNAGSVFKNPPGDSAGRLIDEAGLKGLTVGGARVSMMHGNFIEAGPEATAANVYALIRGVQHRLQEMGVALEPEVRLVGRFGDDA
- the ftsW gene encoding putative lipid II flippase FtsW, with protein sequence MSTGVTSITRARTARRKVTRRRSANARYAVLLLVPVALLTVIGLGAIRSASSVVGIELYGDGWIYFKKQALWIGVGVVVAIIAARVPYRVYRKAAGPLLVVAIAGLVAVLQFGVVAGGSRRWIEIGSLTIQPSEFAKFAVVVYLAAALERKERLLGDMWHLAVPLGVSGGVAVLLILLEPDLGTAMVIFGAAFAVSAVSAARLRHLAVTAFGGSAVAFLLAMVSPYRRARLTSFLHPFADPLGSGWQVVQSYVALGTGGAFGVGLGASRARWSFLPNAHTDFIFAIIGEETGFAGAVTVLAMFALIGVVGYLIAMRAPDHFGRMLAVGIVSWLSLQALVNLGGVVGLLPITGMPLPFMSVGGSSLVTAFGAIGVLVNIARNGTNPTA